In the Klebsiella aerogenes KCTC 2190 genome, one interval contains:
- a CDS encoding GNAT family N-acetyltransferase — MNIDIREPTDRDYSAWRALWEGYTQFYNSPQPETVTEHTWRRLLDPQSPVIGRVAVVEGEVLGFAICVLHEGTWVTTPICYLEDLFVAPKARGRGVARTLIRTLQAEGKIQGWSRLYWHTRHDNPARRLYDEFTPADDYVRYLMKL; from the coding sequence ATGAATATAGACATACGTGAACCTACTGACCGGGATTACAGCGCCTGGCGAGCGTTATGGGAGGGGTACACGCAGTTCTATAATAGCCCGCAGCCGGAAACCGTCACCGAACATACCTGGCGACGTCTGCTGGATCCGCAGTCTCCGGTGATCGGTCGGGTAGCCGTGGTTGAGGGCGAGGTGCTGGGGTTTGCTATCTGCGTACTTCACGAAGGCACCTGGGTAACGACGCCTATCTGTTATCTGGAAGACCTGTTTGTTGCACCAAAAGCCCGCGGACGGGGAGTCGCGAGAACGCTGATTCGAACGCTGCAGGCTGAAGGTAAAATTCAGGGATGGTCGCGGCTGTACTGGCACACCCGTCACGATAATCCTGCACGCCGACTGTATGATGAATTCACCCCTGCGGACGATTATGTTCGATATCTGATGAAGCTCTAG
- the denD gene encoding D-erythronate dehydrogenase, which produces MNNTLTIAVTGAAGFLGSQLVKALLQRGSLSGPQGETQEIGRLIAIDRVALQGIDDSRLQVLTGDISDSEWLRSAIPAQVDSVFHLAAIVSSQAEQDFELGMKINVDAFRQLLEHLRQLPQSVKLVTTSSVAVFGGDLPEKVSDSQVWLPQSSYGTQKAICDLLLADYSRRGWLNGRSLRMPTIVVRPGRPNQAASSFASGIIREPLNGESAVCPVAADTRLWLLSPRNAIKALIHGHELAEAQLTDGRVINLCGLSVSVEQMIAALRQVAGSEVAQRITFTPDAAIERIVNSWPGDFDTRYAQRLGFSANHSFSEMIEEYMADYLK; this is translated from the coding sequence ATGAATAATACATTAACGATTGCCGTCACCGGCGCCGCCGGATTTCTTGGCTCCCAACTGGTCAAGGCGCTACTTCAGCGTGGTTCGCTAAGCGGCCCGCAGGGCGAAACCCAAGAAATCGGTAGACTGATCGCTATCGACCGCGTGGCGTTACAGGGGATTGACGATAGCCGTTTACAGGTATTAACCGGCGACATCAGCGATAGCGAATGGTTACGTAGCGCGATTCCCGCTCAGGTCGATAGCGTCTTTCATTTAGCCGCCATCGTTTCAAGCCAGGCGGAACAGGACTTCGAGCTGGGGATGAAAATCAACGTTGATGCCTTCCGCCAACTGCTCGAGCACCTGCGTCAGTTGCCGCAGAGCGTCAAACTGGTGACCACCAGTTCGGTGGCGGTATTCGGCGGCGACTTGCCAGAAAAAGTGAGCGATTCACAGGTATGGTTGCCGCAGAGTTCTTACGGCACGCAAAAAGCCATTTGCGATCTGTTACTGGCGGATTACAGCCGTCGCGGTTGGCTTAATGGCAGAAGCCTGCGCATGCCCACCATCGTCGTGCGCCCGGGGAGGCCCAATCAGGCGGCATCGAGTTTTGCCAGCGGTATTATCCGCGAGCCACTTAATGGGGAATCCGCCGTTTGCCCGGTCGCGGCGGATACCCGTCTGTGGCTGTTATCGCCCCGTAACGCAATTAAGGCTTTAATTCACGGGCATGAACTGGCTGAAGCACAGTTGACGGACGGTCGGGTGATTAATCTCTGCGGGCTGTCGGTCAGCGTCGAACAGATGATCGCGGCGTTGCGCCAGGTTGCCGGCAGTGAAGTCGCGCAGCGTATCACCTTCACCCCCGATGCCGCCATTGAACGCATTGTCAATTCGTGGCCCGGCGATTTCGACACGCGCTATGCTCAGCGTCTTGGGTTTAGCGCCAACCACAGCTTCAGCGAAATGATCGAAGAGTATATGGCGGATTACCTCAAATAG
- the otnI gene encoding 2-oxo-tetronate isomerase: protein MLKLAANLSMLFGENPPLERFSLAARAGFNAVEMWFPYEYPVETVARELEKHHLKLIGINTPAGNTARGEWGLSALPGREEEARKAIDLAIHYAAALQCPAIHVMAGVTEGFDRQHCANTFIDNVRYAADLAKPHNITILLEGLSPATRPGYLFSSQYQAMEYIRQADRDNIRLQLDVFHAQQVDGNLTYLLKNYKEYIGHIQIASVPARQEPIDGEVDYQWIFAVLEQEKYDGYVAAEYSPRAGTQAGLDWAQAWLNN from the coding sequence ATGTTGAAACTTGCTGCCAATTTATCGATGTTATTCGGCGAAAATCCGCCTCTGGAGCGCTTCTCCCTGGCGGCCAGAGCCGGTTTTAATGCCGTTGAGATGTGGTTCCCTTACGAATATCCCGTAGAGACCGTCGCCCGCGAATTAGAGAAACATCACCTCAAGCTTATCGGCATTAATACTCCGGCAGGCAATACCGCACGCGGCGAATGGGGATTATCGGCTTTACCTGGCCGTGAAGAGGAAGCCCGCAAAGCCATTGATTTAGCCATTCACTATGCTGCGGCTCTGCAGTGCCCGGCGATACATGTTATGGCGGGCGTCACCGAAGGGTTCGATCGGCAGCACTGTGCGAACACGTTTATTGACAACGTACGCTATGCGGCGGATCTGGCCAAACCGCATAACATCACCATTTTGCTTGAAGGTTTATCGCCCGCCACCCGTCCGGGTTATTTATTTTCCAGCCAATATCAGGCGATGGAATATATTCGCCAGGCGGACCGCGACAATATTCGACTGCAGCTTGATGTTTTCCATGCCCAGCAGGTCGATGGCAATCTAACGTATTTATTGAAAAACTATAAAGAGTATATCGGCCATATTCAGATTGCGTCGGTACCGGCGCGCCAGGAGCCGATTGACGGCGAAGTGGATTATCAATGGATTTTCGCCGTACTCGAGCAGGAAAAATATGATGGTTACGTCGCCGCGGAATATAGTCCTCGCGCCGGAACGCAAGCCGGACTGGATTGGGCGCAAGCCTGGTTAAATAACTAA
- a CDS encoding aldolase: protein MNESSLRQQMVSIARSFFNRGYATGSAGNLSVQLADGTILATPTGSCLGELNAEELSHVTLSGELLSGLKPSKEVSFHLALYRNNPQCRAVVHLHCHYLTALSCLQNLDPANTLPACTPYVVMRVGEIPLVPYFRPGDPQIGQWLGERAAQHKAFLLANHGPVVVGKSLRDAADNLEEMEASARLFFTLKNSPVNYLDHQQMTVLRGMQ, encoded by the coding sequence ATGAACGAGTCATCCTTACGCCAACAGATGGTCTCTATCGCTCGCTCTTTCTTTAATCGCGGCTATGCAACCGGTTCGGCTGGCAATCTTTCCGTCCAGCTTGCTGACGGCACGATTCTGGCCACCCCGACAGGCTCCTGTCTTGGCGAGCTTAACGCCGAAGAATTGTCGCACGTGACTCTGAGCGGTGAATTGCTCTCGGGTTTAAAACCCTCAAAAGAGGTGAGTTTTCATCTCGCACTGTACCGCAACAATCCGCAGTGTCGCGCCGTCGTCCATCTGCATTGCCATTACCTGACGGCCCTATCCTGCCTGCAGAACCTGGACCCGGCTAATACCCTGCCGGCCTGTACGCCGTATGTGGTCATGCGGGTCGGCGAAATACCGCTGGTCCCCTATTTCCGCCCTGGCGATCCGCAGATTGGCCAATGGCTCGGCGAACGCGCCGCGCAGCATAAGGCTTTTTTGCTGGCTAATCATGGCCCGGTGGTGGTGGGCAAATCGCTACGCGATGCCGCCGACAATCTGGAAGAGATGGAAGCGTCCGCCCGCCTGTTCTTCACGTTGAAAAACAGCCCGGTGAACTATCTCGATCATCAACAAATGACTGTGCTTCGAGGAATGCAATAA
- the otnK gene encoding 3-oxo-tetronate kinase has translation MRAGIIADDFTGATDIASFLANNGIATSLFSGVPGEDYQGDARALVVSLKSRSVSAKESVTLSLNALRWLQQQGCDRFYFKYCSTFDSTIEGNIGPVTDALMDALGVATTVISPALPINGRTVYQGHLFVEDRLLQESGMRNHPVNPMDDSDLRRLMERQSRGTCALINAQILESGEAAVRDALQTLSAAGYRYIALDALNEKHLQIQGQALHDMKLVTGGSGLAAGLARCWANATEPSLPFSVTTPAACTVVLSGSCSMRTQVQVEKYRQQAPALPVDVAGLLDKRWTLDEYCGQIVEWLHQQSDAATAPMVYATTSVAELHNIQQRYGAEPSRLIVEMLFSQLAKQLAQQGVSRFIVAGGETSGAVTQALDIRHFTIGAAVSPGVPWIKADSRPLFLLLKSGNFGDDNFFARAQTAEACA, from the coding sequence ATGAGAGCAGGCATAATTGCCGATGATTTTACCGGCGCGACGGATATCGCCAGTTTTCTGGCTAATAACGGAATAGCGACCAGCCTGTTTAGCGGCGTCCCCGGTGAAGATTACCAGGGCGATGCTCGCGCATTAGTCGTGAGTCTGAAATCACGTTCTGTTTCAGCCAAAGAATCTGTGACGCTGTCACTGAATGCGCTGCGCTGGTTGCAACAACAGGGGTGCGATCGTTTTTATTTTAAGTACTGCTCCACCTTCGATAGCACGATCGAGGGGAATATCGGTCCGGTCACCGATGCCTTGATGGATGCGCTGGGCGTCGCAACCACGGTGATCTCTCCGGCCTTGCCCATTAATGGTCGTACGGTGTATCAGGGACATTTATTCGTTGAAGACCGCCTGTTGCAGGAGTCCGGTATGCGTAATCATCCGGTCAATCCCATGGATGACAGCGATCTGCGCCGTTTAATGGAACGTCAGTCACGCGGCACATGCGCCCTTATCAATGCGCAGATTCTGGAATCCGGCGAGGCGGCCGTGCGCGACGCGCTCCAAACCCTATCCGCCGCGGGCTATCGCTATATCGCGCTGGACGCATTAAACGAGAAACATCTGCAAATTCAGGGGCAAGCGTTGCACGATATGAAGCTGGTTACCGGTGGTTCCGGCTTAGCCGCGGGTCTCGCGCGTTGCTGGGCCAACGCCACGGAGCCTTCCCTTCCCTTTAGCGTCACCACGCCAGCGGCCTGTACGGTAGTATTATCCGGGTCCTGCTCTATGAGAACTCAGGTACAGGTGGAAAAATACCGCCAACAGGCGCCAGCGCTGCCCGTGGACGTGGCAGGTTTGCTTGATAAACGCTGGACGCTTGATGAGTATTGCGGTCAGATCGTTGAATGGCTGCACCAGCAGTCCGACGCGGCCACGGCGCCAATGGTTTACGCCACGACTTCGGTCGCAGAGCTGCACAACATCCAACAACGCTATGGCGCCGAGCCAAGTCGGTTGATCGTTGAGATGCTGTTTTCTCAATTAGCAAAACAACTTGCGCAGCAAGGCGTGAGCCGGTTCATCGTCGCGGGCGGAGAGACCTCCGGCGCGGTAACGCAAGCGCTTGATATTCGCCATTTCACTATTGGCGCCGCGGTCTCACCCGGCGTTCCATGGATCAAGGCAGATTCCCGGCCGCTTTTCCTGCTGCTCAAATCGGGTAATTTTGGCGATGACAATTTCTTTGCCCGCGCGCAGACCGCGGAGGCTTGCGCATGA
- a CDS encoding DeoR/GlpR family DNA-binding transcription regulator, with the protein MLPLERQEKILEIIKDKGVVSVVELVEALGVSHMTIRRDIQRLEQLNVLASVSGGVALPQRTRLLNEPSHRDKTLMFPQEKEAIGLAALKHIPANSTVYLDAGTTTLALAENLVERQDLLIITNDFAIANLMIERGQCELIHTGGRLCRENQSTVGHLTAKMLENLFIDVAFISASSWNLRGLSTPNENKAIVKQTVAKVSEKCILLSDSSKYGKMANYLILPLSELDVIISDDRLSGSVVNQLNALNVDVELATTR; encoded by the coding sequence ATGCTGCCATTGGAGAGACAAGAGAAGATATTGGAAATCATTAAAGACAAAGGGGTGGTCAGCGTCGTCGAACTGGTCGAGGCGCTGGGCGTGTCGCATATGACAATCCGGCGCGATATTCAGCGCCTGGAGCAGCTTAACGTGCTGGCCAGCGTATCGGGGGGGGTGGCACTTCCGCAACGAACCCGCCTGCTGAATGAACCTTCGCATCGCGATAAAACGCTTATGTTTCCCCAGGAAAAGGAGGCTATTGGTCTGGCGGCGCTTAAGCATATTCCCGCGAACAGCACCGTCTATCTGGATGCCGGGACCACGACGCTCGCGCTGGCCGAAAACCTGGTTGAGCGTCAGGACTTGCTGATCATCACCAATGATTTCGCCATTGCCAATTTGATGATTGAACGCGGGCAATGTGAATTGATCCATACCGGCGGACGCTTATGCCGTGAGAATCAGTCGACCGTTGGCCACCTGACGGCAAAAATGCTGGAGAACCTGTTTATCGATGTCGCGTTTATTTCGGCGTCATCATGGAATTTGCGCGGACTGTCGACGCCCAACGAAAATAAAGCCATCGTGAAACAGACCGTGGCGAAGGTAAGTGAAAAATGTATCCTGCTAAGCGACTCATCAAAATATGGAAAAATGGCGAATTACCTGATCCTGCCGCTGAGCGAGCTTGATGTCATCATCAGCGATGACCGGCTGAGCGGCAGTGTAGTAAATCAGCTGAATGCGCTTAACGTTGATGTCGAACTGGCGACTACGCGTTAA
- the tam gene encoding trans-aconitate 2-methyltransferase has translation MADWNPSLYLKFADERTRPAAELTARIAQQPVKLAVDLGCGPGNSTALLRAAWPEARIIGVDNSAAMLAQAAQALPDCEFITANIEDWQPSEPADVIYANASLQWLTDHQTLFPRLAGQLSDGGVLAVQMPDNWQEPSHTLMRQVAEELGFPESGRQPLPSVQLYYDMLSNSGCEVDIWRTTYYHPLESHQAIVDWLQATGLRPYLQNLDEAEKNVFLERYLTLLQQHYPLQCNGKVLLLFPRLFIVARLLVNA, from the coding sequence ATGGCAGACTGGAATCCCTCGCTGTATCTGAAATTTGCTGATGAGCGCACCCGACCGGCGGCTGAGTTAACGGCGCGTATTGCGCAACAGCCGGTCAAGCTGGCTGTGGATCTGGGCTGCGGTCCAGGCAACAGCACGGCCTTACTGCGTGCAGCGTGGCCTGAAGCGCGAATTATTGGCGTTGATAATTCCGCCGCCATGCTGGCACAGGCGGCGCAAGCGCTTCCCGATTGTGAGTTTATCACCGCAAATATAGAAGACTGGCAGCCATCTGAGCCCGCAGACGTGATCTATGCGAATGCCTCTTTACAATGGCTCACAGACCATCAAACGCTGTTCCCGCGACTGGCCGGCCAGTTAAGCGATGGCGGCGTTCTGGCGGTTCAGATGCCGGATAACTGGCAAGAGCCCTCTCATACCCTGATGCGTCAGGTCGCTGAAGAGCTGGGATTTCCGGAAAGTGGCCGACAGCCGCTCCCCAGCGTCCAGCTGTATTACGACATGCTGAGCAACAGCGGTTGCGAGGTGGACATCTGGCGCACCACCTATTATCACCCTCTGGAATCGCACCAGGCGATCGTTGACTGGCTGCAGGCAACCGGTCTGCGCCCGTATCTGCAGAATCTTGATGAAGCAGAAAAGAACGTGTTTTTAGAGCGTTATCTGACGCTGTTACAACAACATTATCCGTTACAGTGTAACGGGAAAGTGCTGTTATTGTTCCCGCGGCTGTTTATTGTGGCCCGACTCCTGGTTAACGCGTAG
- a CDS encoding MBL fold metallo-hydrolase, translated as MALTIRVLLENRLAAHADPALTAKAGLSLLLEDETSKVLFDTGPDGSFLKNAQRMGIKLDNLTATVLSHGHYDHCGGVPWLPEGSRIICHPQLTQPRYAAISLGRHVRKIKKLSLELDYSRFRMECYRQPFAISERLLWSGEIVVNRPQSFGVLASSPLTPDYIVDEGVLIYLSDHGLVIICGCGHRGVENIVRHCQNITGIERVHALIGGLHLRAASVARVWQVRSYLQQLQVEKILACHCTGAWGKLWLAGAQAPATGDILQLA; from the coding sequence ATGGCCTTAACCATCAGGGTATTACTGGAAAATCGCCTTGCGGCGCACGCCGATCCGGCGTTGACAGCCAAAGCAGGACTTAGCCTGCTCCTTGAGGATGAAACCAGCAAAGTGCTGTTTGATACCGGCCCTGACGGCAGTTTTCTTAAGAATGCGCAGCGGATGGGGATTAAACTGGATAACTTGACCGCGACGGTATTATCACACGGCCATTACGATCACTGCGGTGGCGTCCCCTGGCTGCCGGAGGGGAGCCGAATTATTTGTCATCCACAGCTTACCCAACCGCGCTATGCCGCTATCAGCCTTGGCCGGCACGTACGCAAAATCAAAAAACTCTCGCTTGAGCTCGACTATTCCCGCTTTCGCATGGAATGCTACCGGCAGCCGTTTGCCATCAGCGAACGTCTGTTGTGGTCCGGCGAGATTGTGGTAAACCGTCCGCAATCCTTTGGCGTTTTAGCCAGCTCGCCGTTGACGCCTGATTATATCGTCGATGAAGGCGTCCTTATCTATCTTTCTGACCACGGTCTGGTCATCATCTGCGGCTGCGGACATCGTGGCGTAGAGAACATTGTGCGGCATTGTCAGAATATCACCGGTATCGAGCGGGTCCACGCATTGATCGGTGGGCTACACCTGCGCGCCGCATCCGTCGCCAGGGTCTGGCAGGTCCGAAGTTATTTACAACAGCTGCAGGTGGAGAAAATTTTGGCCTGCCACTGTACCGGCGCCTGGGGAAAACTGTGGCTCGCCGGCGCACAGGCGCCGGCTACAGGGGATATTTTGCAGCTAGCTTAA
- a CDS encoding DUF3304 domain-containing protein → MNPCYRTLLTGVVLLLTGSPIAFAGTIEAINHTKWAINHFSVNGQSGLDAIGPFQGGGGGCCYRAPPSWKPGMTVRIDWETGLGSTLDMTEPKPIPPDTTGMSQKDRNRAWDEYGDKTSEWFAKVRRMKKQHSRIVPLPPYASTDKTCGITVHFQPCDQVKVTTSCADYGSPAYPVKDPIQMKEPAVCPK, encoded by the coding sequence ATGAATCCCTGTTACAGGACTTTGCTGACCGGTGTCGTTCTGCTACTTACCGGCTCTCCCATCGCATTTGCAGGCACTATCGAAGCCATCAACCATACCAAATGGGCAATTAATCATTTCAGCGTTAACGGACAGTCCGGTCTTGATGCCATAGGCCCCTTTCAGGGGGGAGGCGGCGGATGCTGTTACCGCGCACCGCCGTCCTGGAAACCCGGCATGACCGTCAGGATAGACTGGGAAACAGGTCTGGGTAGCACTCTTGATATGACAGAACCCAAACCCATCCCTCCCGATACCACAGGGATGTCTCAAAAAGACAGAAATCGTGCCTGGGATGAGTACGGTGATAAAACCAGCGAATGGTTTGCAAAAGTCAGGCGGATGAAAAAACAGCATTCACGCATCGTGCCACTCCCGCCCTATGCCTCCACAGACAAAACCTGCGGCATCACCGTGCATTTCCAGCCCTGTGACCAGGTAAAAGTCACAACAAGCTGCGCCGATTATGGCAGTCCGGCTTATCCGGTTAAAGACCCCATTCAGATGAAGGAGCCTGCCGTATGTCCGAAGTGA
- a CDS encoding MFS transporter produces MTTSVSTTQLNLRIISIVVFTCICYLSIGLPLAVLPGYIHYQLGYSTLIAGVVISLQYISTLVSRPHAGRYTDIWGPKKVVSLGIICCMLSGLFTLAAVMLQAIPLLAVSALLIGRVFLGVGESFTATGATLWGIKTVGAIHTSRVISWNGVATYVAMAVGAPLGVMLNSYFGISGFAVVVVLVALIGLLFARTRQDVSVTAGVRAPFHVVVRRIWPYGLGLALGTVGFGVIATFITLYFSAHHWQGAAFTLSLFSIGFICIRLILGNTITRYGGVPVSLVCFVVECLGLLIIWQAPSAWVAGIGAFLTGSGFSLVFPALGVEAVKQVEEQNQGTALGTYSAFLDLALGLTGPVAGWVAGYYALDTLYLLAAVVVAMAFILLLRVRRGI; encoded by the coding sequence ATGACTACTTCTGTCAGCACCACTCAGCTTAACCTGCGAATTATTTCCATCGTTGTCTTCACCTGTATCTGCTATCTCTCCATCGGCCTGCCGCTGGCGGTGCTTCCCGGCTACATCCACTACCAGCTCGGGTACAGTACGCTAATCGCCGGAGTCGTTATCAGCCTGCAGTACATTTCAACGCTAGTAAGCCGCCCGCATGCTGGCCGCTATACCGATATCTGGGGGCCAAAAAAGGTCGTTAGCCTCGGCATCATCTGCTGCATGTTAAGCGGACTCTTCACCCTCGCGGCGGTGATGTTGCAAGCTATACCACTTCTCGCCGTCAGTGCCCTGTTGATTGGCCGGGTTTTCCTCGGCGTGGGAGAAAGCTTTACCGCCACCGGGGCAACGTTATGGGGCATTAAAACCGTTGGCGCGATTCACACCTCGCGGGTGATTTCATGGAATGGCGTCGCGACCTACGTGGCAATGGCCGTCGGCGCGCCGCTGGGGGTGATGCTCAATAGTTATTTTGGCATCAGCGGTTTTGCCGTAGTGGTAGTGCTGGTTGCGCTAATTGGCCTGCTCTTTGCCCGCACCCGCCAGGATGTCAGCGTAACCGCCGGAGTGAGAGCGCCGTTTCATGTGGTAGTGCGCAGGATCTGGCCCTACGGGCTGGGACTGGCGCTGGGTACCGTCGGTTTTGGCGTTATCGCCACCTTTATCACCCTCTATTTTTCGGCTCACCACTGGCAAGGCGCGGCCTTCACCCTCTCTCTCTTCAGCATCGGTTTTATTTGTATACGCCTGATCCTTGGCAACACCATCACCCGCTACGGCGGCGTGCCGGTGTCGCTTGTCTGCTTCGTAGTGGAGTGTCTTGGATTATTGATTATCTGGCAGGCGCCGTCGGCGTGGGTCGCCGGTATTGGCGCATTCCTCACCGGTTCTGGTTTCTCGCTGGTCTTCCCGGCGCTGGGCGTCGAGGCGGTGAAACAGGTAGAAGAACAAAACCAGGGCACGGCGCTGGGTACCTATTCAGCCTTTCTCGATTTGGCGCTGGGTTTGACCGGCCCGGTTGCCGGTTGGGTGGCGGGTTATTATGCGCTTGATACGCTGTATCTGCTGGCTGCGGTGGTCGTCGCCATGGCGTTTATCCTGCTGCTTCGGGTTCGTCGAGGAATCTGA
- a CDS encoding DMT family transporter, producing the protein MHNRRASTSISGWINGFIGVAIFSGSLPATRIAVQEFDPFFLTFCRGAIAGVLALGLIWLLRLPRPQAGQWRSLALVAGGVVIGFPLLTALALQRVTSAHSIVFIGLLPLATAIFAVIRGGERPRPAFWGFSLLGSILVASFALAGNTGMSISGDLLMLAAVVVCGLGYAEGARLTRELGGLAVICWALLLSLPLMVLACGLTLPVSFRGISASAWTALAYVSLFSMLIGFIFWYRGLAIGGIAAVGQLQLLQPFFGLALAALLLHESVSPLMVAVTLGIIFCVIGSKRFAR; encoded by the coding sequence GTGCACAACCGTCGCGCTTCCACTTCTATATCCGGTTGGATAAACGGCTTTATCGGCGTCGCTATTTTTAGCGGCTCGCTACCCGCCACCCGCATCGCCGTGCAGGAATTCGATCCTTTTTTCCTGACTTTCTGTCGTGGTGCGATTGCCGGGGTGCTTGCGCTGGGCCTGATCTGGCTTTTACGCCTGCCGCGCCCGCAAGCGGGACAATGGCGTTCACTGGCGCTGGTTGCCGGCGGCGTGGTCATCGGTTTTCCGCTGCTGACGGCGCTGGCGCTGCAGCGGGTGACGTCAGCCCACTCAATTGTTTTTATTGGGTTATTGCCGCTAGCGACGGCGATTTTCGCGGTGATCCGCGGCGGTGAGAGACCGCGCCCTGCCTTTTGGGGATTCTCGCTGCTGGGCAGCATACTGGTAGCCAGTTTCGCGCTGGCCGGTAACACCGGGATGTCCATTTCAGGCGACCTGCTGATGCTGGCGGCGGTAGTGGTCTGCGGATTGGGTTATGCCGAGGGGGCGCGCCTCACCCGAGAGCTTGGCGGGCTGGCGGTCATCTGTTGGGCGCTGCTCCTGTCCCTGCCCCTGATGGTGCTAGCCTGCGGGTTAACGCTTCCCGTCAGTTTCCGTGGTATCAGTGCGTCTGCGTGGACCGCGCTGGCCTATGTCTCGTTATTCAGCATGCTGATAGGTTTTATCTTCTGGTATCGGGGACTGGCAATCGGCGGTATTGCGGCGGTCGGTCAACTCCAGCTATTGCAGCCCTTTTTCGGCCTGGCGCTGGCGGCACTACTCCTTCATGAATCAGTGAGCCCGTTGATGGTTGCCGTCACGCTTGGCATCATTTTCTGCGTGATCGGTTCGAAGCGCTTTGCCCGTTAA
- a CDS encoding PLP-dependent aminotransferase family protein produces the protein MKNRYKSLVDRYAAAIRSGALAAGSQLPTHRQLVVEHGISLATATRVYRELALMGLVSGETGRGTFVRELSLPPGLGVDQHAIAPDMIDLNFNSPALPEQTVLLREALKKLSGAGDLEALLRYQPHAGRMSEREIVAQHLNRQGMAASAGQVAIVNGAQHGLAVTLGGLLRPGDVVAADALTYPGFRALARLYQLELVAIPHTAQGPDLDMLRSLCEKRRVKAIYTMPTLHNPLGWVMNLAQRSKLVDIARQFDLFIIEDAAYAWLIENAPPPLMSLAPERTVYVCGFSKNIATGLRVGMVVCREALMPAIERTIRATSWNTPALTTALVCGWIQDGTLARLETIMRADARRRQAIARQALAGLPMIGNENAWFLWLPLGEDVRADRVVKQLLTMNIAISTAEPYSVGRDVPHALRLALASPSLDKLSAALKIMRPIIEYGV, from the coding sequence ATGAAAAACCGCTATAAATCTCTGGTTGATCGCTATGCGGCAGCCATCCGCAGCGGTGCGCTGGCGGCTGGCAGCCAGCTGCCGACCCATCGGCAATTGGTCGTGGAACACGGAATCTCTCTGGCTACCGCGACGCGGGTCTACAGAGAACTGGCGTTAATGGGGCTGGTCAGCGGCGAAACGGGACGCGGGACTTTTGTGCGTGAACTGAGCTTGCCGCCGGGGCTGGGTGTCGATCAGCACGCCATTGCCCCGGACATGATCGATCTTAATTTCAACTCTCCGGCGTTGCCGGAACAAACCGTTCTCCTGCGCGAGGCATTAAAAAAACTGTCTGGCGCGGGCGATCTGGAGGCGTTGTTACGCTATCAACCGCACGCCGGACGCATGAGCGAACGGGAAATAGTGGCCCAGCATCTTAACAGACAGGGTATGGCGGCCAGCGCCGGGCAGGTCGCTATCGTTAACGGCGCTCAGCATGGGCTGGCGGTCACGCTCGGCGGCCTGCTGCGTCCCGGCGATGTGGTTGCGGCAGATGCCTTGACCTATCCGGGATTTCGCGCCCTCGCCAGGCTCTATCAACTTGAACTGGTTGCTATCCCGCACACAGCGCAAGGGCCGGATCTCGACATGCTTCGCAGCCTGTGTGAAAAACGGCGGGTAAAAGCGATTTACACCATGCCGACGCTGCATAACCCTCTCGGCTGGGTAATGAATCTGGCGCAGCGTAGCAAACTGGTTGATATTGCCCGCCAGTTCGATTTGTTCATTATTGAGGATGCCGCCTATGCGTGGTTGATCGAGAACGCGCCGCCGCCGCTGATGTCGCTGGCGCCTGAGCGTACGGTCTATGTGTGCGGTTTTTCAAAAAACATCGCCACCGGTTTACGGGTTGGCATGGTGGTATGCCGCGAAGCGTTAATGCCGGCGATAGAGCGGACGATCCGCGCCACCAGCTGGAATACGCCGGCCTTAACGACGGCGCTGGTCTGCGGCTGGATCCAGGATGGGACGCTGGCCCGGCTCGAAACCATAATGCGCGCAGATGCGCGGCGGCGGCAGGCCATCGCCCGTCAGGCACTGGCTGGCTTACCAATGATCGGCAATGAAAATGCCTGGTTCCTTTGGCTGCCGTTGGGCGAGGACGTCCGCGCCGATCGCGTCGTGAAACAGCTGCTAACCATGAATATCGCTATTTCCACCGCCGAACCGTACAGCGTCGGTCGTGATGTGCCGCATGCTTTGCGTCTGGCGCTGGCGTCACCGAGCCTCGATAAACTGAGCGCTGCGCTGAAGATAATGCGGCCTATTATCGAGTACGGCGTTTAA